CCACGCGAGTGTGCGGGCTTGTGTGACGGGGCAGTTTGAGCAGTTGGTGCGGGCGGTTTGTGATCTGCCGTTAGGTGACGTTGATGTTGTGCAACCGGCTGCCATTGCGAATCTGCTCGGCGACCTATGGCTGAAGGATGGACAGGCTGCCGAACCCAGGTTTGATGCGGCACTTGGAGTACCCGGGGTTAGGTTGCATTTGTACGAAAAACATAAGCCGCGTAAAGGACGGAAGATGGGTCATCTTTCGGCGGTTGGTGCAACGGCAGACGAGGCGGTTGAGCTGGTGTTGCGGGCGAAGGCTCTGCTGTGACGAAAACTAAAACAAGAAGCGCGGCCGACTAAGTCAAGTCTGCCGCGCGGTTCTTGTTTGAAGCTGGTTTCGGTTAGCCGATGTCTTCGGACCAGTTCTCGAGGTATGCCTTGAAGTCGGACATGAATTTGCCGGCATCTGCACCATCGACGATGCGGTGATCGAAGCCAAGGGTGAAGCGCTGGATGGAACGGATCGCGATGGAGTCGTTGCCGTCCTTATCAGTGATGACTTCGGCTTCCTTATTGAGGCCGCCGATGCCGAGGATCGCGCTCTGTGGCTGGTTGATGATGGGAGTACCGAACTGCTCGCCGAAGATGCCGGAGTTGGTGAGCGTGAAGGTGCCGCCGGAGATCTCATCGGGAGCGAGCTTCTTGTTGCGGGCGCGATCGGCTACGTCAACGATGCCGCGAGCAATACCCAGGAAGTTTTTCTCTTCAGTCTGCTTCAGAACAGGGACGATGAGGCCCCAGTCGAGGGCGACGGCGATGCCGATATTGATGTTCTTGTTGTAGCGGATCGCTTCGCCTTCAATTGAGCCGTTGACGATGGGGTGCTTACGCAACGCGACGATCGCCGCTCGGGTAATGAAGGGCATGTATGTCAGCTTGACGCCGTTGCGCTGCTCGTACTTTGACTTCTCCTTCTCGCGGAGTTTGACGATGCGCGTCATATCCACCTTGAACACAGTGTGTACATGCGGGCTGGTGCGCTTGGACTCGACCATGCGCTGCGCAATGATGGAGCGCATCTTGGTCATAGGAACAAGCTCGCCGGGCTGCGGCTGGGGAGCGGCCGGTTTTGCGGCTGCCGAGGCCGACACGGAGGCCGCCGGAGCGACAGAAGCAGCAGCAACAGGCTTTGGACCCTGCTCCAGATGGCTGACGATGTCGGTCTTCGTGATGCGGCCCGAGGCTCCTGTGCCAGGAACCTGCGAGAGATCGACGTTGTTGTCTTTTGCTATCTTGCGGACCAGCGGGGAAGAACGGACGCGCTCGCCGGCTGCTGCAGAAGCGGAAGGTGCGGCGGGCGTAGGAGCAGCCGTGGTTGTCGCGGATCCAGGCGCCGATGCAGTCGGAGCGGCTGCCTTTCCGGCCGCGCCACCGATGACCGCGACCACCGTGTTGATTGTAACGGTGGCACCCTCCTGAACCTTGATCTCGGAGAGTGTACCGGCCACGGGCGACGGGATCTCGGCATCAACCTTGTCGGTCGAAATCTCGAAAATTGGTTCGTCGCGCTGGACTGTGTCGCCCACTTTCTTGAGCCACTTGGTAATCGTTCCCTCTGTGATGGACTCGCCCATCTGAGGCATTAGAACTTCGGTTCCAGGACCTGCGGCGCCATTCGAGGCAGCAGGCGGATTCCCCTGAACCGCGGGTGGTGCGTCGGCCGCAGCGGGTGTGACGGTGTCGGCTTTGGGATTAGCCGCCGTTTCAGTCTTTGCCGGAGACGCGGCGGGTGTCGATGACGAGCCGGCTTCATCGATGCTGCAGACGACAGTGTTGATCTGGACCGTCGTGCCTTCTGAGATTTTGATCTCCTTCAGAGTTCCGGCGGCGGGCGAAGGGATCTCCGCATCGACCTTGTCCGTGGAGATCTCAAAGAGGGGTTCGTCCCGCTGAATGGCGTCGCCCGGTTTCTTAAGCCATTTTGTGATGGTGCCTTCGGTGATGGATTCGCCCATCTGGGGCATAACTACGTCAGTCGGCATGAATATCTCTTCTCCCCTGATTTCAGGTGCGGCCTAGAGGTACGAGCGGCGAACCGCCTTGTGTCTGCCCGGTCCGCTGTCGGGCGTACGCAAATGGGATTATACGGCGGCGAGGTGATTGTTGGCCGCGCGGTGCGGTTAGCGAACATCGGCGGCAGCAACGGATTTATCGGTTTTTATGGGTGCCGCGAGCAACTGGTCAAGTGATTCGCACCAGAGCATCTGGCGCTCGAAAACCCGGCCGAAGTTCCGGGCTGTCGAGTTAAACGCCGCCTCCATCGTTGGCTGGCGGTCGTGATCAGCCTCCACTTCGAGGCTTGTTACTTGCCGATCGGCGATGCCGCAAGGGATGATCCAGTCAAAATCTCTTAGATCCGTGGTCACGTTCAGCGCAAAGCCGTGGGACGTCACGCCTTGAGAGACATGGACGCCTATCGCCGCAATTTTCTTCTCGCGGATGCTGCCACCGGCCATCGTCCAAACGCCTGTGAGCTTGCAGATACGCTGCGTCATGACGCCGAAGTCGCCGCAGGTGCGGATTAAGGTCTCTTCGAGCAGACGAACGTAGTCGACCGGGCCGAGATGAGGTCCTTTTTTCCCTGGCAGGTCGCCGCGCAGATCGATGATGGGGTACCCGACCAGCTGGCCCGGGCCGTGATATGTGACGTCGCCGCCGCGGTTGATTTCATACAGCTCGATTCCGCGCTGAGCCAGTTCTTCGTTGCTGGCAAGAATGTTGGAGCGATGTGCGTTCCTGCCAAGCGTCAATACGGGAGAGTGCTCCACCATCAGCAGCGTGTCGCCTATCAAATTCTGCTTTCGCGCCGCGATGACCTGTTGCTGAATAGCGAGCGCTGCGCTATACGGGACGCGGCCGAGATTGAGAAGATTGATGTACATGAGCGGTTCTTGGCGTCGACGATTATCAGACAGCAACCGAGCCAGATCGCCCGGCTGCTGTCTCAACAATGATTCGGGCTAGACGTTGACGGCCATACCTTCAACGCTCGAGAAGCCGTCAAGGAGGGCCTCAGCCACCGTCGGATGCGCGTGGATGGTGAACATCATCTCTTCAATCGTGGCCTCGAGCTCGATTGCAGTGACGGCTTCGGCGATGATCTCTGTCGCGGTAGTGCCGATGATGTGGACGCCGAGAATTTCGCCGTGCTTCGCATCCGAGACGACCTTGACGAAGCCATCGTGCGCATCGAGGATCGTAGCCTTGGAGTTGCCGACGAACGGAAACTTGCCGACCTTGACCTGGAAGCCTTTCTCCTTTGCCTGCGCCTCTGTAAGGCCGACGCTCGCAATCTGAGGATCGCAGTAGGTGCAGCCCGGGATACGGGTGCGGTTTACCGGCTTGGCGAACTTGCCAGCGATTCTTGCCGCAACGACGAGTCCGGCCATACTCCCGACATGGGCCAACTGAGGCAGCCCGGCGACGATATCTCCGATTGCGTAGATGCCAGGCTCGGTCGTCTCCATCCATTCGTTGGTGACAATGAAGCCACGGTCCGGAGTGATCTTCACCTTGTCGAGACCTACATCATAGGTCCGCGGAGCCCGGCCAACTGCGACCAGCACCTTCTCGGCCTGCTTGGTCTCGCCCGTTCCGTCAGACTTCGTGAAGTGAACCAACACGCCATCTTTATTCTTTTCGAACTTGTCGACCTTCGCTGACAGGTGGACATCGACGCCACGTTTCTTGAAGAGGCGCAGCAACTCCTTGCTGACGTCTTCATCCTCCGCGGGCACCATGCGGGGCAACGCTTCGAGTATCGTCACCTCCGCTCCGAAGCTTTTGAAGATAGAAGCGAACTCGACCCCAACTGCGCCGGATCCCACGACCACCAACGACTTGGGGGCTGCGTCGATCTTCAATATTTCGTAGTTCGTCAGAATCGTCGTGTCCGCTTCGTAGCCGGGGAGCATACGAGCGTCAGAACCGGTTGCCAGCACAACTTTCTTGGCCTTGATGGTGTCGGTTTTGCCATCAGCCGTCCTCACCTCGATGGTGTGGACGCCGTCCTTCGCGGGGCCCGTCAAACGACCGTAACCCTTAATGGCATTGATCTTGTTCTTCTTCATCAGGAAGTCGAGACCCTTGACGTGACGCGAGATCACGTCGTCTTTGCGCGCCAGGACGCCCTTCCAGTTGAGCTTGGGCGGCGTCACTTCGATGCCGTATCGGTCGGCATGCTTCAGGTGATCCCAGAGTTCGGCGGAGAAGAGCATCGATTTGGTGGGAATGCATCCCCAGAGCAGGCATGTTCCTCCCAGCCGGTCATTGGCGTCGATCAGCGCGGCCTTCAGGCCATATTGCGACGCGCGGATTGCGCAGGTATATCCGGCGGGTCCGCCGCCAAGCACTACTAAGTCGAAAATCGTATCTGCCAAGGGAACACTCCATAGGATCTCGGAACTCAAACAGTTTCAATTTTACCCTCAAGCGTTGAGCCATCGACAGCACGCCAAGGACACTGATTCTCGCGAAGAGAAGTTGAGGCGCATCGGAAAAGACGATGATGCATCCTGTATCACGTCGATCGATAGGTAACGAAGGAGTGTCGCGAGGCGAAGTTTCGGCGAAACTCCTTGACACAGGCTAGATAATCGAATCAGGGAGAAACGTTTCGATGGTTAGCAATGTAGCCCGGCTGACAAGCGCACTTCGCAACAGCGTTTTAGAGGAGGATGCCGATTCGCCTCCTTCCCCGGAGACCACCCTCACCGAGAAGATTGACGCTGTACGGCGCGATCTGGCTGAAACCGGGGTAGCCCTCTTCACTGACGACCGAGGCCACCGCTTCCGCATCGTCCGCAAGCCCGCCTAGACTATGAGTGCGCTGGTCGCGGGATTTCTGCTGATCGGCTACCTGCTAGCGCCGGGGGTCATCTACCGGCTCTTCTTCTCTGCTTACATTCCGGCAAGAAGATACCAGCGCACCCGCACCGAAGAGGTCGTCTTCTCGTTGCTCGTTACGATCGTGCCCTTTGTTCTCTCGTGGATCCTGCTAGTGCACACACCGTTGGGCAACCTGCCGAATCTATCGATCGGACCTTCCAAGGCCGAGGCCTATCGCATCGTCTTTCGTTCACTTCTTCCTGGCCCCGAACTTACCCCGCCGAATCCTCTCACCGCGAGAGCCCATCTGGCCGATTCTTATCTGCGTGCGTTTCTTGAGCAGGGCCGCTTCCTCTCTTTGCTGTGGCTCTTTTGCGCGCTGGAGGGATGGGCGTCAGGCCTGATCGTCTCACGCTACGGCGACTACAGCACCAACCAGCGCATGCACCGGCTGTTGAAGCGCTTCTGCGATGACTTTCTTCTCACGTATGTCTCGGAGTGGGAGCTGCTCTTCACCACACGTTCCCTGCCGCGCAATCAGCAGGACTTCGACGTCGAGATCGATGCTCTCGCCGCGGGCATTCTCTATCGTGGAAAACTAGTCGACTGGTTTCTAGATCAGGATGGAAAGCTGGAGGGCATCTTCCTCGAACGTGCCGCACGCTATCAGCAGGCAGAGTTGGAGCGCGATCGAGCGCACGGGGTGCAGAAGACCCGCGAGAGCTATTGGCGCGTGATTCCAGGGGCTAAGCTCTACTTAGTAGCGAGTACCATCGCGAACTACAACATTCGCTACGCTCCACCCATGCAGCAAGACACAACACTGGCCCAGCTACGCGCCCGTTTCGGTGAGGAGGCGATCATCACTCAACTTCCTCCCGACAGCTTCGAAGATCCCATTAACTCGCCTTAGCCACTGCTCAGCCTGACGAAATCGGTCGCTACGCGAGCACCTTCGCTGCATCCTTCGCGAAATACGTCACGATAAAGTCAGCACCAGCCCGCCGAATCGAAAGCAACGACTCCATCATCGTCCGCTCCGGCTCCAGCCATCCGCGCTGAAATGCGGCGTGCAGCATCGAGTACTCACCAGACACCTGGTAGGCGCCCATCGGCAGATCGTATCGTTCCCGCGCCTCGCGAATCACATCGAGATACGGCATCGCGGGCTTCATCAGCAACATATCCGCACCCTCCGCGATATCCTGGTCGATCTCGCGCATAGCCTCTCGCAGATTCGCACCGTCCATCTGGTAACTGCGACGGTCCCCGAACTGCGGAGCAGAATCAGCCGCCTCACGGAACGGCCCATAGAACGCCGAGGCGAACTTCGACGCATAACTCATCACTGGAGTCTGTTCGTGGCCGCCCGCATCGAGAGCATCTCGAATTGCCTCTACGCGACCATCCATCATGTCTGAAGGTGCGACAATATCCGCGCCTGCCTTGGCCAGCGAAGCTGCTGTCTTCGCGATCAGCGCGACACTCGAGTCATTCTGAATCTCGTAGTGATCCCCATCCCGCGCCACGACGCCGCAGTGGCCATGCGAGGTGTACTCACACAAACAAACGTCAGCGATTGTCACCAGGGAATCAAGCGCCCCATTCTTCTTCATCGATCGGAGCGCCTGCTGAACGATGCCGTCTTCAGCCCATGCCCCGGTGGCCTCTTCGTCTTTTTCGGACGGCAGACCGAACAGCAGCAACCCGCCAAGCCCCAGCGAAGCGCAGGCCTGGGCTTCCTTCATCGCTTCATCGATCGACAAGTTGAAGACCCCGGGCATCGAGCTGATCTCTTTGCGTATTCCTTCGCCAGGACAGATAAATAGTGGGTAGATCAGCGCGCCAGGATGCAGATGAGTCTCGCGAACCAGAGACCGCATCGCCTCGGTTCTGCGTAAACGCCGTAGCCGTGTAGCAGGAAAGTTCATGATTCCAGTTTACGTCCGACCTTCAGGTTCGATCCGCGATCGCATCGTACTCCAGACCAGAAGCCCCTGGGGCCAGCACCCACAAGGTATAGATCCCCAGCGCGGTTCCAAATAGCGGCTTCAACAAAGTCAAGATTCCGACGACGATGGCGAACGTCCTCCCCCAGGGCCGCCGCGTCAAAAGGCTATACCCTACCAGGACTGCCAACGCAGCCATAACCACCGTATAAGCTGCGATCAGGGGAAACAACGCTGTCATCCAGGAGTGTTCGAGGCCACTATGGTTGTTGAACGGCCAGTCGAACCCGCCGAAGTTGCGGAACGCAAATGCCCGCAGAAAAAACATTCCCATCAACCCGCCGATAATCCGGTACGCTCCAAAAACACACCAAAGCACTCCAAGCGTCTGCAGATTCCGCTGTACCCGGGGAACCGCTATAGGCATCGGTGGCTGCGGATAAGCAGCATACATCGGTTGAGCAGCAGCGACCTGCGCCCCGCATTTCGCACAAAAATGAACACCATCGACGACGGGAGATCCACATGCCTGACAGACCATCTCACACCTCCAACCTCTCAAGGCGCCGGCCCTGCGCTCTCGTTGCTACGCATAGGTTCGATCAGCAGTTCCCTGCGAGGGTACGATAAAGAGAGTGAATTCACCAGAGCTACTGCCGATCATCCCCTCCCCTCTACGCGAAGCGAGCGCTGCTGCCTTGGAGTGGCCACGCCTCCGCGAGTACATCGCCGGTCGTACCTTCTCCCCCCTTGGTCGCGCTTGGATTCTCGCACTCGAGCCCTGCGCCGACCTCGCCTGGATCGACCAGCAGCAGCAACGCACCGCCGAGCTGCGCGCTATGCTCACTCGTGGCGGCAGCTTCGATTTCCGCGGACTCTTCGATCCCACCACTCTTCTCGACAAAGCCCGTATCGAAGGCGCTGCCCTCGAGTCCACCGAGATTCGTGATCTCCTCGCCGTCGTGGAACGCGTCGCAGCGTGGCGCAACCTCATCGACCCTCCCCCAAATGGGACCCGCTATGAGTGGCCAGGAATCGCCGCATTCTCCGCGCCTTTGCTCGCCTACGACCTCGCGCCACTCCTTCGCGTCCTGCGCGGCAAGATCGAACCCGACGGCAGCCTCAACGACGACGCCTCCCCCGAACTCAATCGCATCCGACGCGCGATGGAGCGCCAGTACCGCGCCATCGAAGCAAGCCTCCGCAGATCCCTGCAAACCCTTAGCGAAGGCGGCAGCACGCAGGAAGATCTCATTACCATCCGCGGCGACCGCTTCGTCATCCCGGTAAAATCCGAATTTAAGCGCAAAGTCCCTGGCGTCGTTCACGGTTCGTCCTCCTCCGGACAGACCGTGTTCGTCGAGCCACTCGAGACCATCGAGCAGAACAACGAGCTTGTCCGGCTCCTTGATGAAGAGCAATCGGAGATACACCGCATTCTCGTCGCGATGACGCACGCTCTCGGTCAAAACTCCGCAGCGATTCATCTCGGCGCGTGCATTCTTGCGGAGGTCGAATCGCACCATGCTCGCGCTCGTTTCGCCGAGACCCTCAACTGCTCCCGCCCAAACTTCACGCAGGAGCTAGCGCTTACGGCCGCTCGCCATCCTTTGCTGGAGCTGCGCATGCGCGCTGACGCCGTGGT
This Tunturibacter gelidoferens DNA region includes the following protein-coding sequences:
- a CDS encoding 2-oxo acid dehydrogenase subunit E2, producing MPTDVVMPQMGESITEGTITKWLKKPGDAIQRDEPLFEISTDKVDAEIPSPAAGTLKEIKISEGTTVQINTVVCSIDEAGSSSTPAASPAKTETAANPKADTVTPAAADAPPAVQGNPPAASNGAAGPGTEVLMPQMGESITEGTITKWLKKVGDTVQRDEPIFEISTDKVDAEIPSPVAGTLSEIKVQEGATVTINTVVAVIGGAAGKAAAPTASAPGSATTTAAPTPAAPSASAAAGERVRSSPLVRKIAKDNNVDLSQVPGTGASGRITKTDIVSHLEQGPKPVAAASVAPAASVSASAAAKPAAPQPQPGELVPMTKMRSIIAQRMVESKRTSPHVHTVFKVDMTRIVKLREKEKSKYEQRNGVKLTYMPFITRAAIVALRKHPIVNGSIEGEAIRYNKNINIGIAVALDWGLIVPVLKQTEEKNFLGIARGIVDVADRARNKKLAPDEISGGTFTLTNSGIFGEQFGTPIINQPQSAILGIGGLNKEAEVITDKDGNDSIAIRSIQRFTLGFDHRIVDGADAGKFMSDFKAYLENWSEDIG
- the lipB gene encoding lipoyl(octanoyl) transferase LipB; the encoded protein is MYINLLNLGRVPYSAALAIQQQVIAARKQNLIGDTLLMVEHSPVLTLGRNAHRSNILASNEELAQRGIELYEINRGGDVTYHGPGQLVGYPIIDLRGDLPGKKGPHLGPVDYVRLLEETLIRTCGDFGVMTQRICKLTGVWTMAGGSIREKKIAAIGVHVSQGVTSHGFALNVTTDLRDFDWIIPCGIADRQVTSLEVEADHDRQPTMEAAFNSTARNFGRVFERQMLWCESLDQLLAAPIKTDKSVAAADVR
- the lpdA gene encoding dihydrolipoyl dehydrogenase, which produces MADTIFDLVVLGGGPAGYTCAIRASQYGLKAALIDANDRLGGTCLLWGCIPTKSMLFSAELWDHLKHADRYGIEVTPPKLNWKGVLARKDDVISRHVKGLDFLMKKNKINAIKGYGRLTGPAKDGVHTIEVRTADGKTDTIKAKKVVLATGSDARMLPGYEADTTILTNYEILKIDAAPKSLVVVGSGAVGVEFASIFKSFGAEVTILEALPRMVPAEDEDVSKELLRLFKKRGVDVHLSAKVDKFEKNKDGVLVHFTKSDGTGETKQAEKVLVAVGRAPRTYDVGLDKVKITPDRGFIVTNEWMETTEPGIYAIGDIVAGLPQLAHVGSMAGLVVAARIAGKFAKPVNRTRIPGCTYCDPQIASVGLTEAQAKEKGFQVKVGKFPFVGNSKATILDAHDGFVKVVSDAKHGEILGVHIIGTTATEIIAEAVTAIELEATIEEMMFTIHAHPTVAEALLDGFSSVEGMAVNV
- the hemB gene encoding porphobilinogen synthase, with product MNFPATRLRRLRRTEAMRSLVRETHLHPGALIYPLFICPGEGIRKEISSMPGVFNLSIDEAMKEAQACASLGLGGLLLFGLPSEKDEEATGAWAEDGIVQQALRSMKKNGALDSLVTIADVCLCEYTSHGHCGVVARDGDHYEIQNDSSVALIAKTAASLAKAGADIVAPSDMMDGRVEAIRDALDAGGHEQTPVMSYASKFASAFYGPFREAADSAPQFGDRRSYQMDGANLREAMREIDQDIAEGADMLLMKPAMPYLDVIREARERYDLPMGAYQVSGEYSMLHAAFQRGWLEPERTMMESLLSIRRAGADFIVTYFAKDAAKVLA
- a CDS encoding zinc ribbon domain-containing protein, with the protein product MVCQACGSPVVDGVHFCAKCGAQVAAAQPMYAAYPQPPMPIAVPRVQRNLQTLGVLWCVFGAYRIIGGLMGMFFLRAFAFRNFGGFDWPFNNHSGLEHSWMTALFPLIAAYTVVMAALAVLVGYSLLTRRPWGRTFAIVVGILTLLKPLFGTALGIYTLWVLAPGASGLEYDAIADRT